A single genomic interval of Terriglobus albidus harbors:
- a CDS encoding SDR family NAD(P)-dependent oxidoreductase, with product MGRLANKVAVVTGASKGIGAAIAKDLAKEGATVVVNYASSREGAEKVVNDITKAGGKAVAIGARVENKDDVTKLFADVKQQFGRVDVLVNNAGIYGFAPIEAVTAEDFQKQYGTNVLGLLQVTQAAVPLFPAEGGSIVNISSVVRTGLANATIYAGTKGAVDTITFSLAKELAPKKIRVNAVNPGLVATEGTADFLGTDIEKDVVAKTPLGRIGQPEDIAPTVTFFASDDARWVTGETLLVSGGVLNV from the coding sequence ATGGGACGTCTGGCGAACAAGGTAGCAGTGGTGACGGGAGCTTCCAAAGGCATTGGCGCGGCGATTGCGAAAGATCTCGCCAAAGAGGGCGCGACGGTAGTGGTGAACTATGCCAGCAGCCGCGAGGGCGCGGAGAAGGTCGTCAATGACATCACCAAGGCTGGCGGTAAAGCCGTCGCCATCGGCGCCCGTGTTGAGAACAAGGACGACGTGACGAAGCTCTTTGCTGATGTGAAGCAGCAGTTCGGCCGCGTAGATGTACTGGTCAACAATGCGGGCATCTACGGATTCGCTCCCATTGAAGCCGTCACCGCTGAAGATTTCCAGAAGCAATACGGCACCAACGTCCTGGGCCTGCTACAGGTGACGCAGGCGGCCGTGCCGCTCTTCCCCGCAGAGGGTGGAAGCATCGTGAATATCAGCTCTGTCGTCCGCACCGGTCTTGCGAACGCGACCATCTACGCCGGAACAAAGGGTGCAGTCGATACCATTACCTTCTCACTCGCCAAGGAGCTTGCGCCGAAGAAGATTCGCGTGAACGCGGTAAACCCCGGCCTGGTGGCAACCGAGGGAACAGCAGACTTCCTGGGTACCGATATTGAAAAGGACGTGGTTGCGAAGACACCTCTCGGCCGCATCGGTCAGCCGGAAGACATCGCTCCGACAGTCACCTTCTTCGCTTCCGACGATGCCCGCTGGGTAACCGGTGAGACGCTGCTCGTCTCCGGCGGCGTGCTGAACGTCTAA
- the tkt gene encoding transketolase, with the protein MSDLVQKSINTLRLLAVDAVEKAKSGHPGAPLALSPLTYLLYHDVMKHNPADHKWIDRDRFVLSNGHASALLYSVLHLSGYDVPLDQVKSFRQWHSITPGHPEYGETPGVEVTTGPLGQGLAMSVGLAIAEKHMAARFNQPEMKIVDHHTYVMCGDGDLMEGISHEAASLAGTLKLGKLIVFYDDNLISLDGPTELSFTEDVTRRFEGYHWQVLHVADGNDLDALRKAIKEAQAETEKPTLVRVRTVIGYGSPHAGTSKVHGEALGAENTKKTKEALGFPPEESFYIPECAAADWGTIKPKGEQSQEEWKALIAKYKVAHPDLANEFERTVKGELAADFAKNIKPFSIEKPVATRNAGQVVMQALYNTVPELIGGAADLTASTKTIFKESTNFHIDPNGRNIFFGVREFGMAAAVNGMAAHGGLIPFGSTFFVFSDYMRNAIRLASLMSTHSLFIFTHDSIGLGEDGPTHQPVEQLMSLRAIPQLTDFRPADANETAECWKIALQRKSASFMALSRQDLPVLDPEKAKGASKGAYVLEDAADAQIVLIATGSEISLALKALPELKAAGISAKVVSMPSFRLFDEQDEAYKASVLPANLPKLAIEAGATMGWYKYLGGNGAVIGIDRFGASAPAPIVFEKLGFNTANIVEHAKKLTGK; encoded by the coding sequence ATGAGCGACCTGGTTCAGAAGTCCATCAATACCCTTCGTCTTCTCGCAGTCGATGCCGTGGAAAAGGCCAAGAGCGGCCATCCCGGCGCTCCGCTGGCGCTTTCGCCGCTGACCTACCTGCTGTACCACGATGTGATGAAGCACAATCCCGCGGACCACAAGTGGATCGATCGTGACCGCTTTGTGCTGTCGAACGGCCATGCCTCGGCGCTGCTGTATAGCGTGCTGCATCTCTCCGGGTACGACGTTCCGCTGGATCAGGTGAAGAGCTTCCGTCAGTGGCACTCCATCACTCCAGGTCACCCTGAGTACGGTGAGACCCCCGGCGTTGAAGTCACCACCGGTCCGCTGGGCCAGGGCCTTGCGATGTCCGTCGGTCTGGCGATCGCTGAGAAGCACATGGCTGCTCGTTTCAACCAGCCGGAGATGAAGATCGTCGATCATCACACCTATGTGATGTGCGGTGACGGCGACCTGATGGAAGGTATCTCGCACGAGGCCGCGTCGCTGGCCGGAACGCTGAAGCTGGGCAAGCTGATCGTCTTCTACGACGACAACCTGATCTCGCTGGACGGACCGACCGAGCTTTCGTTCACCGAAGATGTGACCAGGCGTTTTGAAGGCTATCACTGGCAGGTGTTGCACGTTGCCGACGGTAACGATCTGGACGCCCTTCGTAAGGCCATCAAGGAAGCTCAGGCAGAGACTGAAAAGCCGACCCTGGTGCGCGTGCGCACGGTCATCGGCTACGGCAGCCCGCACGCCGGCACCAGCAAGGTGCATGGCGAGGCTCTGGGTGCTGAGAACACGAAGAAGACCAAGGAAGCTCTCGGCTTCCCGCCGGAGGAGTCGTTCTACATTCCTGAGTGCGCCGCGGCCGACTGGGGCACCATCAAGCCCAAGGGCGAGCAGAGCCAGGAGGAGTGGAAGGCTCTCATCGCCAAGTACAAGGTCGCGCATCCTGACCTGGCCAATGAGTTCGAGCGCACCGTCAAGGGTGAGCTGGCTGCTGACTTCGCCAAGAACATCAAGCCCTTCTCGATTGAGAAGCCGGTGGCAACCCGCAACGCCGGCCAGGTTGTGATGCAGGCTCTGTACAACACGGTTCCTGAGCTGATCGGCGGCGCCGCCGACCTCACTGCCTCCACCAAGACCATCTTCAAGGAGTCGACCAACTTCCACATCGACCCGAACGGCCGCAACATCTTCTTCGGCGTTCGCGAGTTCGGTATGGCTGCTGCTGTCAATGGTATGGCCGCTCACGGCGGTCTGATCCCGTTCGGTTCGACCTTCTTCGTCTTCTCCGACTACATGCGCAACGCCATCCGTCTGGCGTCGTTGATGAGCACGCACTCGCTGTTCATCTTCACGCACGACTCGATCGGCCTGGGCGAAGACGGCCCGACCCACCAGCCGGTGGAGCAGCTCATGAGTCTTCGTGCCATTCCGCAGCTCACTGACTTCCGCCCGGCGGACGCCAATGAGACCGCCGAGTGCTGGAAGATCGCGCTGCAGCGCAAGTCGGCAAGCTTCATGGCTCTCTCGCGTCAGGACCTGCCGGTTCTGGATCCTGAGAAAGCCAAGGGCGCCAGCAAGGGTGCATATGTGCTGGAAGACGCCGCCGATGCGCAGATCGTGCTCATCGCGACCGGTTCGGAAATTTCGCTGGCGCTGAAGGCCCTGCCGGAGCTGAAGGCCGCGGGCATCTCGGCCAAGGTTGTCTCCATGCCGAGCTTCCGCCTCTTCGATGAGCAGGATGAGGCCTACAAGGCCAGTGTTCTGCCCGCAAACCTGCCCAAGCTGGCCATCGAAGCCGGCGCCACCATGGGCTGGTACAAGTACCTGGGCGGCAATGGCGCTGTGATCGGCATCGATCGGTTCGGCGCATCGGCCCCAGCGCCAATTGTCTTCGAGAAGTTGGGCTTCAACACAGCAAACATCGTTGAGCACGCAAAGAAGCTCACCGGTAAGTAA
- the glk gene encoding glucokinase, which yields MILAGDVGGTKAHLALFDFTSGRLHMLREHKFASRDFTSVEDVVQAFIAQDSTGDTHGITAACFGAPGPVIDQRMEPTNLPWKLDARVISRTCDIPHVLLLNDLEANGYGIPELEPKDLVTLYQGDPSAVGNAGLISAGTGLGEALLVWNGKRHIPVASEGGHTDFAARTPDEIALLQHLTKKLNGRVSYERVISGLGLINVYEFFRDIKKIDEPQWLKDRMAKEDPNFVIGTCGEDGSSELCAATLNLFAGVYGAEAGNIALKVLARGGVYLGGGMSPKLLKTLQNGTFRKAFLDKGRLSPLLETITVRVILNQSCALLGAAAYAESRAAEFSGMSERAASRNQ from the coding sequence ATGATTCTTGCAGGCGACGTCGGCGGTACCAAAGCACATTTAGCGCTGTTTGATTTCACGAGTGGACGCTTGCATATGCTGCGCGAGCATAAGTTCGCGTCGCGCGACTTCACTTCTGTCGAGGATGTCGTGCAGGCATTCATCGCCCAGGACAGCACGGGCGACACGCACGGCATTACCGCAGCCTGCTTCGGCGCTCCAGGCCCCGTGATCGATCAGCGCATGGAGCCCACCAACCTGCCCTGGAAGCTGGATGCGCGCGTCATCTCACGCACCTGCGATATTCCGCATGTGCTGCTGTTGAACGACCTGGAAGCCAATGGGTACGGTATTCCCGAACTGGAGCCAAAGGACCTGGTCACGCTCTACCAGGGCGATCCATCGGCGGTGGGCAATGCCGGTCTGATCTCCGCCGGTACCGGGCTGGGAGAGGCACTGCTGGTCTGGAACGGAAAGCGGCATATTCCCGTAGCCAGCGAGGGCGGCCATACCGACTTCGCCGCCCGCACGCCGGATGAGATTGCACTGCTGCAGCATCTGACAAAGAAGCTGAACGGCCGTGTCAGCTACGAGCGCGTGATCTCCGGGCTGGGGCTGATCAACGTGTATGAGTTCTTCCGTGACATAAAGAAGATAGACGAGCCGCAGTGGCTGAAGGATCGCATGGCGAAAGAAGATCCGAACTTCGTGATCGGAACCTGTGGCGAAGACGGTTCGAGCGAGCTCTGCGCGGCGACCTTAAATCTGTTCGCGGGTGTCTACGGCGCGGAGGCCGGCAATATCGCGTTGAAGGTGCTGGCGCGTGGCGGTGTGTACCTGGGTGGTGGCATGTCGCCCAAGCTGCTGAAGACGCTGCAGAACGGAACATTCCGTAAGGCCTTTCTGGACAAGGGACGGCTCTCCCCGCTCCTCGAGACGATTACGGTGCGCGTGATTCTGAATCAGAGTTGTGCGCTCCTGGGAGCGGCGGCCTATGCGGAATCGCGTGCGGCGGAGTTCTCCGGGATGAGCGAGCGCGCGGCGTCGCGGAACCAATAG
- the pgl gene encoding 6-phosphogluconolactonase, translating to MARTTLVTLDVSPDAAAVAKKAAEHFAATVKQAVAARGMARVAISGGSTPKRMFAVLSQEPFLSDLPWDKLHLYWVDERCVPPSDPESNYGVTKELLLDKVPLPASQVYRMEGELDPHEASSRYEALIRNTFKLEGAETPVFDLVQLGMGDDGHTASLFPHTEGIDELGRIAFANHVPQKNTWRITLSWPVIIAAREVVFLIEGAAKTEVLARVLTGPKDLETLPSQLIRPANGKLLFLLDTAAAAKLPSPHGGTMEWVG from the coding sequence ATGGCTCGTACGACCCTGGTAACGTTGGATGTCTCGCCGGATGCGGCGGCTGTGGCAAAGAAGGCGGCAGAGCACTTCGCCGCAACAGTTAAGCAGGCGGTAGCGGCGCGCGGAATGGCGCGCGTCGCTATCTCCGGCGGATCGACTCCGAAACGCATGTTCGCGGTGCTCTCACAGGAGCCTTTTCTCAGCGATCTTCCCTGGGACAAGCTTCACCTCTACTGGGTGGATGAACGCTGCGTTCCACCGTCGGACCCTGAGTCCAACTACGGTGTGACCAAGGAGTTGCTGCTGGATAAGGTCCCGCTGCCGGCTTCTCAGGTCTACCGGATGGAAGGCGAGCTCGACCCTCATGAAGCGTCCTCGCGGTACGAGGCGCTGATCCGCAATACCTTCAAGCTGGAGGGAGCGGAGACTCCCGTCTTTGACCTGGTGCAGCTTGGGATGGGGGACGATGGTCATACCGCATCGCTGTTCCCGCATACCGAGGGCATCGACGAGCTGGGCCGCATTGCTTTTGCAAATCATGTGCCGCAGAAGAATACGTGGCGCATCACGCTCTCGTGGCCGGTGATCATCGCCGCTCGCGAGGTGGTTTTCCTGATCGAGGGCGCCGCCAAGACCGAGGTCTTGGCGCGTGTGCTGACCGGTCCGAAGGATCTGGAGACGCTGCCCTCGCAATTGATTCGGCCCGCAAATGGTAAGCTGCTCTTCTTGCTGGATACGGCCGCGGCAGCGAAACTGCCATCGCCGCATGGCGGCACCATGGAGTGGGTTGGATGA
- the gnd gene encoding phosphogluconate dehydrogenase (NAD(+)-dependent, decarboxylating), producing MEIGLIGLGKMGGNMAERLRLAGHKVVGFDFNPQATAKLTATGSVGVNSLEDLVANLTTGKRAIWIMVPAGDPVDETVAKLKPLMKQGDIFIDGGNSNYKDTIRRHDELKPQGFDFVDVGTSGGVWGLQEGYSLMIGGDEEPVKYLSPIFEALAPAADKGWGHVGPTGSGHFTKMVHNGIEYGMMQAFAEGFAILKAKESLNLDLAQISEIWRHGSVVRSWLLDLTAEALKENPNLEGLAAYVPDSGEGRWTVFEAIDLNISAPVITEALIRRLRSREDNNYTDRALSIMRNAFGGHAVKKS from the coding sequence ATGGAAATCGGCCTCATTGGTCTGGGAAAGATGGGTGGCAACATGGCGGAGCGTCTTCGCCTTGCCGGCCATAAGGTAGTCGGATTCGACTTTAACCCACAGGCAACCGCTAAACTGACGGCGACCGGGTCGGTCGGCGTAAATTCACTGGAAGATCTGGTAGCGAATCTGACGACCGGAAAGCGCGCCATCTGGATCATGGTTCCGGCAGGCGATCCGGTAGACGAGACCGTTGCCAAACTGAAGCCGCTGATGAAGCAGGGCGACATCTTTATCGACGGTGGCAATTCGAACTACAAGGACACCATCCGCAGGCACGATGAGCTGAAGCCGCAGGGCTTCGATTTTGTGGATGTGGGCACCTCAGGCGGCGTTTGGGGGCTGCAGGAAGGCTACTCGCTGATGATCGGCGGCGATGAGGAGCCTGTGAAGTATCTCTCGCCTATCTTTGAGGCGCTCGCTCCGGCTGCGGATAAGGGTTGGGGGCATGTCGGACCTACCGGTTCCGGCCACTTCACCAAGATGGTGCACAACGGCATCGAGTACGGCATGATGCAGGCCTTTGCCGAGGGTTTTGCGATTCTGAAGGCCAAGGAGAGCCTGAATCTTGACCTGGCGCAGATCTCCGAGATCTGGCGTCATGGATCGGTCGTTCGCTCGTGGCTCCTCGACCTCACTGCAGAGGCGCTGAAGGAGAATCCGAACCTGGAAGGTCTGGCGGCGTACGTTCCGGACTCCGGCGAGGGCCGTTGGACGGTTTTCGAGGCGATCGATCTGAATATCTCGGCTCCGGTCATTACAGAAGCCCTGATTCGGCGCCTGCGTTCCCGTGAGGACAATAACTACACGGACCGTGCGCTCTCCATTATGCGCAATGCGTTCGGCGGCCATGCCGTCAAGAAGTCTTAA
- the zwf gene encoding glucose-6-phosphate dehydrogenase, producing the protein MATAEVTVSPATVNEQRNERKPDPCIVVIFGASGDLTKRKLLPALFHLEQEGLLPEEFAVVGVARRDLSATFAKDMRDGILKGGGVDDDDPKLKEFVDRVHYFTTNFDDDQGFQNLNATLSDLDTRYGTKGNRLFYLAVAPEYFSDIIHRLGKHKMAKPESDAWVRVIIEKPFGHDLQSARELNDEVNQVLDEDQIFRIDHYLGKETVQNILVFRFGNGIFEPVWNRTYIDNVQITAAESIGIEGRGPFYEKAGASRDILQNHMMEVLSYVAMEPPDSFEASTIRVEKLKVWRAIEQLKLEDTVRGQYGPGTVDGQQAIGYREEDRVDPNSQTETFAALKLEIENWRWAGVPFYIRAGKRLAKRETEVTITFKQPPLHIFKGTTNDCGTQVTPNILTMRIQPDEGISLRFGAKVPGPTTNIAPVTMNFKYADAFGKSTANGYERLLLDAMLGDATLFAHRDGVEATWALFTPLLEKWAETPVSDFPNYDAGSWGPEASNELLARDGRCWKSC; encoded by the coding sequence ATGGCGACTGCCGAAGTAACTGTATCTCCCGCGACCGTGAATGAACAGCGCAACGAGCGCAAGCCTGACCCATGCATCGTGGTCATCTTTGGCGCGTCGGGCGACCTGACCAAACGTAAGCTGCTGCCGGCGCTGTTCCACCTGGAACAGGAAGGTCTTCTGCCGGAGGAGTTTGCGGTGGTGGGGGTAGCCCGCCGCGACCTGTCGGCCACCTTTGCGAAAGACATGCGTGATGGCATCCTCAAGGGCGGAGGTGTGGATGACGACGACCCGAAGCTGAAGGAATTCGTCGACCGCGTCCACTACTTCACCACAAACTTTGATGACGATCAGGGTTTCCAGAACCTGAACGCCACTCTCTCCGATCTCGATACCAGGTACGGCACCAAGGGCAACCGCCTGTTCTATCTGGCAGTGGCTCCTGAGTACTTCTCCGACATCATTCACCGGCTGGGCAAGCACAAGATGGCCAAGCCGGAGAGCGATGCCTGGGTACGGGTCATCATCGAAAAGCCCTTTGGCCATGACCTGCAGTCGGCGCGCGAGCTGAACGACGAGGTCAACCAGGTGCTGGACGAAGATCAGATCTTCCGTATCGATCACTACCTCGGTAAGGAGACGGTGCAGAACATCCTCGTCTTCCGCTTCGGCAATGGCATCTTCGAGCCGGTGTGGAACCGTACATACATCGACAACGTGCAGATCACCGCGGCGGAGTCGATCGGTATTGAAGGCCGCGGACCGTTCTATGAGAAGGCCGGCGCATCGCGCGACATTCTGCAGAACCACATGATGGAGGTTCTCAGCTACGTTGCGATGGAGCCACCCGACTCGTTCGAGGCTTCCACTATCCGTGTCGAGAAGTTGAAGGTATGGCGCGCAATCGAGCAGTTGAAGCTCGAGGACACCGTTCGCGGGCAGTACGGCCCAGGCACTGTCGACGGCCAGCAGGCGATCGGCTATCGCGAGGAAGACCGCGTCGATCCGAACTCGCAAACGGAGACCTTCGCCGCTCTGAAGCTCGAGATCGAGAACTGGCGCTGGGCGGGCGTTCCGTTCTATATCCGTGCCGGCAAGCGTCTGGCCAAGCGTGAGACCGAGGTGACTATCACCTTCAAGCAGCCGCCGCTGCATATCTTCAAGGGAACGACCAATGACTGCGGCACGCAGGTCACGCCGAACATCCTGACCATGCGTATCCAGCCGGATGAGGGTATCAGCCTGCGGTTCGGCGCCAAGGTTCCTGGACCGACGACCAACATCGCTCCGGTGACCATGAACTTCAAGTATGCCGATGCCTTCGGCAAGTCCACGGCCAACGGCTACGAGCGTCTGCTGCTCGACGCCATGCTGGGCGATGCGACGTTGTTTGCGCACCGCGATGGCGTGGAGGCAACCTGGGCGCTGTTCACTCCGCTGTTGGAGAAGTGGGCCGAGACTCCGGTTTCCGACTTCCCGAACTATGATGCCGGAAGCTGGGGACCTGAGGCCTCGAACGAGCTGCTGGCGCGCGACGGCCGCTGCTGGAAGAGCTGCTAA
- a CDS encoding RidA family protein, with product MHIDRRSVVASLSTLGLALLGPFAKAEAALRKKIFSANPPSTQPAVYSPAVAYGNLLFLAGKSSRSAAPGEIHADAKWVFDELEKELKNAGSSMEKVLKVNVALSDIKDYAALNEIFAARFPKEPPVRTTIVAANPRGTTVEIDLVAYI from the coding sequence ATGCACATCGATCGCAGATCTGTGGTTGCCTCTCTATCTACTCTCGGGCTTGCTCTGCTGGGTCCGTTTGCGAAGGCGGAGGCAGCCTTGCGTAAGAAGATCTTCAGCGCGAACCCGCCATCGACGCAGCCGGCGGTTTATTCGCCCGCGGTCGCGTATGGGAATCTGTTGTTTCTTGCCGGGAAGAGTTCACGCAGCGCTGCGCCGGGAGAGATTCACGCCGATGCGAAGTGGGTCTTCGACGAGTTGGAGAAGGAGCTGAAGAATGCCGGCTCGTCCATGGAGAAGGTTTTGAAAGTGAATGTAGCGCTCAGCGATATCAAGGACTACGCGGCCCTGAACGAGATCTTTGCCGCACGCTTTCCGAAGGAGCCGCCGGTGCGGACGACGATTGTTGCTGCCAATCCGCGGGGGACGACGGTTGAGATCGATCTGGTTGCGTACATTTAG
- a CDS encoding superoxide dismutase: MAYELPPLPYDYAGLEPHIDEATMKLHHDKHHQTYVTNLNGAIEKHPELGSKSPEELVAGLASVPEDIHTVVRNNGGGHVNHTMFWEIMKPNGGGAPTGAIADQITKDFGDFETFKKTFNETTAKQFGSGWGFLVYKGGKLEIVTKPNQDSPLTDGLFPILGNDVWEHAYYLKYQNKRPDYLAAWWNVVNWDEVNKRFEKAKK, translated from the coding sequence GTGGCATACGAACTACCCCCTCTTCCCTACGACTACGCCGGCCTGGAGCCCCATATCGATGAGGCGACCATGAAGCTGCACCATGACAAGCACCACCAGACCTACGTGACGAACCTGAATGGCGCCATCGAGAAGCATCCGGAGCTGGGTTCAAAGTCGCCGGAAGAGCTTGTGGCCGGTCTGGCGAGCGTGCCGGAGGACATCCATACCGTCGTCCGCAACAACGGTGGCGGCCATGTCAACCACACCATGTTCTGGGAGATCATGAAGCCGAACGGCGGCGGAGCTCCGACCGGCGCCATCGCCGACCAGATCACGAAGGACTTCGGCGACTTTGAGACCTTCAAGAAGACCTTCAATGAGACCACCGCGAAGCAGTTCGGCTCCGGCTGGGGCTTCCTGGTCTACAAGGGCGGCAAGCTCGAGATCGTCACTAAGCCCAACCAGGACTCACCGCTCACCGACGGCCTGTTTCCGATCCTGGGCAACGACGTGTGGGAGCACGCCTACTACCTGAAGTACCAGAACAAGCGCCCGGACTACCTGGCCGCCTGGTGGAACGTCGTCAACTGGGACGAGGTCAACAAGCGCTTCGAGAAGGCTAAGAAGTAA
- a CDS encoding glycoside hydrolase family 15 protein, which yields MNALSAAYRWLDDQGMAFGAPGLEPRWTSSKKDAVCTAYAASSRVWFTVSHGTLNEVYYPTIDRPQIRDMEFLFTDGETFFHEEKRDFEYDFHYVDPDALAVRVVATDLQGRYRVTKEFLCDPHHPVVLVRVKIDGEEDLLQRLKCYALLAPHVEGGGAGNSGRSIEVAGQRALIAWKNGTSLSMGASCGFTRSSCGFVGSSDGYQDLIQNMKMDWQFGQALNGNIALMGEIDVARNREFTVAIALGEGHHAALAGMMQSLSTPYEAHMKRFIEQWYRAPAPEYLAGKSTDGGRLMRISHNVVLAHEDKTYTGAFIASASIPWGASKGDDDLGGYHLVWTRDMVQSASALLACGRVDTARRALVYLACSQRPDGSFPQNFWIDGTPYWTGIQLDEVAFPIILAWRLWKLGGLGGFDVFPFVENAAAFLVHYAPVTQQERWEENAGYSPSTLAAVISGLICAADIARGHKAPELAEFLEVYADWIESHLEEWTTTTNGVLHPDVRYHYVRVVPPYPGDPFYNQAIGDGRLNLANRTPGEQYNFAANEIVDAGFLELVRYGVRRADDPLIVNSLKVIDKVLRIDTPYGPCWRRYNHDGYGQQKDGGPFLHYGQGRAWPLLTGERAHYELAAGKDVTPFITALERFSSFGGMLPEQIWDYHDLPEEGLFFGRSAGAAQPLVWAHSEYLKLLRSSTDGQVFDRISCVAERYAAPCEQRRGGCQIEIFKIIRPVHTVGAGKRLRIVDRDQFQVIWTTDGWTTRQAADSKSAGYPGFFAEIATQSGQQGHIEFTLYWPQQHRWLGYNFTVQVG from the coding sequence ATGAACGCTCTCTCCGCTGCGTATCGCTGGCTGGACGACCAGGGCATGGCCTTTGGCGCGCCGGGTCTTGAACCTCGCTGGACCTCCTCAAAAAAAGACGCAGTCTGTACGGCATATGCCGCTTCGTCGCGAGTCTGGTTTACTGTCTCGCACGGCACGCTGAATGAGGTCTACTACCCCACCATCGATCGTCCACAGATCCGTGACATGGAGTTTCTGTTCACCGATGGTGAGACCTTCTTCCACGAAGAGAAGCGTGACTTTGAGTACGACTTCCATTATGTGGACCCGGACGCGCTTGCTGTCCGCGTCGTTGCCACCGATCTGCAGGGACGATACCGCGTCACGAAGGAGTTTCTCTGCGACCCGCACCACCCGGTGGTGCTGGTCCGCGTGAAGATTGACGGGGAAGAAGACCTGCTGCAGCGCCTGAAGTGTTATGCCCTGCTGGCGCCGCACGTTGAAGGTGGCGGCGCGGGGAACTCCGGTCGATCGATTGAAGTTGCCGGTCAGCGTGCCCTGATTGCGTGGAAGAACGGAACGTCGCTGTCGATGGGCGCTTCCTGCGGATTTACACGTTCGTCCTGTGGTTTCGTCGGCTCGTCAGACGGCTACCAGGATCTGATCCAGAACATGAAAATGGACTGGCAGTTCGGGCAGGCTCTGAATGGCAATATCGCTCTGATGGGCGAGATCGATGTCGCCCGCAACCGTGAGTTCACCGTGGCCATCGCCCTGGGAGAGGGCCATCACGCTGCTCTTGCCGGAATGATGCAGTCGCTCTCGACTCCTTACGAAGCGCATATGAAGCGCTTTATCGAGCAGTGGTATCGCGCTCCCGCTCCCGAATATTTGGCCGGAAAGTCTACCGATGGCGGCCGGCTGATGCGCATCAGCCACAACGTTGTGCTGGCGCACGAGGATAAGACCTACACCGGAGCGTTCATCGCTTCCGCATCCATTCCCTGGGGAGCGTCGAAGGGCGATGACGATCTGGGCGGCTACCACCTGGTCTGGACGCGCGATATGGTGCAGTCTGCCAGCGCGCTGCTGGCCTGTGGACGCGTCGATACGGCGCGCCGGGCGTTGGTATATCTGGCCTGCTCGCAGCGGCCCGACGGCAGCTTCCCGCAGAACTTCTGGATCGACGGAACTCCGTACTGGACCGGCATTCAGTTGGATGAAGTTGCGTTCCCCATCATCCTGGCGTGGCGTTTGTGGAAGCTTGGAGGACTGGGCGGCTTCGATGTCTTTCCGTTTGTCGAAAATGCCGCGGCCTTCCTTGTGCACTATGCTCCGGTGACGCAGCAGGAGCGCTGGGAAGAGAACGCCGGATACTCGCCATCGACACTGGCCGCGGTGATCAGCGGCCTTATCTGCGCCGCCGATATCGCGCGTGGTCATAAGGCGCCGGAGCTGGCGGAGTTCCTCGAAGTCTACGCCGACTGGATTGAGTCGCATCTGGAAGAGTGGACGACGACGACCAACGGTGTCCTGCATCCGGACGTGAGATATCACTACGTCCGTGTTGTTCCCCCCTATCCCGGAGATCCTTTCTACAATCAGGCGATCGGCGATGGACGCCTGAACCTGGCTAATCGCACTCCGGGGGAGCAGTACAACTTCGCTGCCAACGAGATTGTGGACGCCGGCTTCCTGGAGCTTGTGCGTTACGGTGTCCGCCGCGCGGATGATCCGTTGATCGTTAATTCGCTGAAGGTCATCGACAAGGTATTGCGTATCGATACCCCCTACGGCCCCTGCTGGCGGCGTTACAACCATGATGGCTACGGCCAGCAGAAGGATGGAGGCCCGTTCCTGCATTACGGACAGGGACGCGCCTGGCCTCTATTGACCGGCGAACGTGCGCACTATGAACTGGCGGCGGGCAAAGACGTGACCCCGTTCATTACCGCGCTGGAGCGCTTCTCCAGCTTCGGCGGCATGTTGCCGGAGCAGATTTGGGACTACCATGACCTTCCCGAAGAAGGGCTGTTCTTCGGCCGGTCCGCCGGCGCGGCGCAGCCGCTGGTGTGGGCGCACTCCGAATATCTGAAATTATTGCGTTCCTCAACTGACGGTCAGGTCTTCGATCGCATCTCATGTGTCGCCGAGCGTTATGCAGCGCCATGTGAGCAGCGCAGGGGCGGCTGCCAGATTGAGATCTTCAAGATCATCCGTCCGGTGCATACCGTCGGTGCAGGAAAGCGGCTCAGAATTGTGGATCGCGACCAATTCCAGGTGATCTGGACAACAGATGGTTGGACCACTCGTCAGGCCGCCGATTCAAAATCGGCGGGCTATCCGGGTTTCTTCGCTGAGATTGCAACCCAGTCAGGACAGCAGGGCCACATCGAATTCACCCTCTACTGGCCGCAGCAGCATCGGTGGCTCGGCTATAACTTCACGGTGCAAGTGGGCTGA